The DNA segment ATTTTGGTCGGAGCACTCGTTTTGAAATATTCGTTCGCCGATCTTGAAAACTTGTTCATCGGACAATGTAATATCTTGGGCGCTGGCGTAAGGAAAAAAAGCCCAGAGAACAAAAAATATAGAAATGAAAAGTAGTTTCTTTGCCATGGAGGATCTCTTCAATTAAATAAAAGAAGTTTCTAGTTAACAGGAAATCTATCTTAACATTTTATAGGGTGAAAATAAAGCCCCGTGGGTTCACGAAATAACTTTGTGGGAAGCCGGAATAAATTTGCAAATCCCGCAACTTGGAATTATAATTATCACGCTTTAGATGTAGATCGTTGCTCTTTAAAAATTTGGGGGTGAAATGGTCTCGACTTGAGTTCGACGCTATTTAGGTGGCATGCCGGGGAAGCTTGGTCGGCCCCGATATCAATCCAAGCACACATAAACGCAAATAACGACGCGTTCATTGCAGAGGCCGAGGCTATCGCCAACGGCGCTGCAACAGTTGCCGTCTAATAACACGGCACCTTCTTATCTTACTTCGCCTGCGGGTGGGTAAGAAGCCGATAGCAGGATAGTGGTTGTTTACGCTTTTTAAATAACCATGAAATTCTAAGAAGCTAGTTCTGCCGACATTTGTTTGTTTGCAGGGAAGCGGAATGAAGTTTCAAAAAACAAAATAAGCATGTAGAGGCCTTTATGGTGTAATTCAAGGACCGGGGTTCGATTCCCCGCACCTCCACCATTTCTTTCCTTAAATGAAAAACCTCCCACCCCATCGGGCGGAGGTTTTTCATCCTACAGAAAAAAGAAATGGTGTCCTGACGAGGCTCCGACCGAGTCAGGACACAGGATATTTCAACGGTGAAGGCGTCAAAATTTCGAGCAACAGATACCGCAATTACTTGCTCCGGGTTAGCCCATCGGACCCTTCCAAGTGTTATGTCGGAATCACGCAAAATATCGAAAAGAGACTTGCCGAGTATAATAAAATCCTATAAACAGACCCCCAGCACCTGAAAAATATTGACAAAAAAATATTTCAGGTGTATTAAATAGGTAGTTGTTCTGGTATTTTTCAAATCCAATATTTCTGCTGTTGCTCACTTTCAGCACCACTCGCAAATACGTTTCTTAGAAAAATTATCTCAAAAGAATTTCTAGCCAAAACTTTTCATGAAAACCAGACCGTTTTTCATTCCAAAAGAATGGCTGTCAAGGACCGCAATCCTTGCTGTTGTGTACTGCATTGTGGCTTGCGCGAGCCTATCGCTGGCTCTTCCCAAAACAAATGTCTCGCCTGTTTGGCCTCCCTCGGGTATTGCTTTTGCGGCTATTTTGCTTTTTGGGTACCGCATCTGGCCCGGTATCGCGTTAGGATCGTTCCTTGCGAATGTGATCACTTTCGTTGCTAATGGAACGACGAGCGTGCCGCTGGCTATTACTGCTTCTTTTTTTATCGGGATCGGGAATGCTTTAGAAGCATTATCGGGCATGGTGCTTTTAAAGTTTTTTCTTGGTTCTCAGAATCCTCTTAGCTGCAGTAAAAATGTTCTTAAGTTTATTTTTGTCGCACTTTTGGCGCCTATTGTAAGTTGTACGATCGGGCCAACTGTTATCTGCCTTTTAAAAATAGTTCCTTGGGATATTTATTTAACGATCTGGCATACATGGTGGTCGGGCGATGCCACCGGGATCTTGATCTTTACTCCTATTTTACTTACCTGGTATAAAGATTCCGGAGAAGAGTGGACGATAACGCAGTTCGTTCAATCCATAACTTCACTGGCGCTTTTGTTTGTTGTCAGCCTCTTGATATTTGGAGGGAAACCGCAGCTAAGGGCGATCTATTCTTCTTTTACCTTTATTCTCATACCGATCATTGTATGGACGGCATTTCGATTTGGGCAAAGAGGCGTGGCGCTATCTATGCTTGTTATTCTGGGAACAGCCATCTGGAAGACAGTCCATGGATTTGGCCCTTTTGCCGTTGGGTCAATGAATGAATCGCTGGTCCTCTTGCAATCTTTCATAGGTGTTGTCGCTGTTACGGGATTAATCCTGGCTGCATTGCTTGCGGATCGCCGTAACGCGGAAGAGATCTCAAGGCAATTAGCCGCTATTGTGGATTCTTCCGATGATGCCATTATCGGCAAAACGTTAAACGGCAATATCATCAGTTGGAATAAGGGCGCTGAACAGCTTTATGGTTTTAAATCCGAAGAAGTTTTAGGCCAATTCATAGGTATTCTTACGCCGGATGGAAAATTAGATGAGGCCTCTGAGATTTTGAATCATATCAGCCGAGGAGATAAGGTAGATCATTATGTAACGCAGCGCAAGTGTAAAGATGGAAAGATCATTTATGTCTCCTTAACGATCTCGCCGGTTTTTAACGCGGCCGGAAAGCTTATTGGCGCGTCATCGATCGCGCGAGATGTTACGGATAGAATTACGGCAGACAATAATCTAAAAATCCTAAAAAATCAACTGGAGTTTGAGAAAACCAAGCTAGAAGAAGTTTTAAATATCGAAGAAGGCCTTAATACGATCATCAATTCAGAAAAATTAATTGATTTTATTGTTTTAAAAACAGCGCAAGTTTTAGACGCTGAGCGATGTTCCTTGATGCTGATTGATGAACATGCCCAAGAGTTGTGCATTAAAGGGCATAGGGACTTGGGAGAGAATATTGTTAAGAGAAATCGTTTAAAGGTTGGAATGCCTATTGCGGGCCAAGTGGCTCAAGACGGGGAACCTATCCTGGTTACTGATATTGAATCGGATAGCCGTTTTGCCAGAAAAAACAGGGCTTCCTGCAAAAGCAAATCATTTTTAATCGCTCCCATCAAGTTAGATCGTCATGTGATGGGAGTGATCAATGTGACCGATAAAAATTCCCTTGGCAAAGATGGCGTATTCTCTGAAATAGATCTAAAAATTCTTTGCATGATCAGCCGTCAAGTCGCTGTCGCTATTGAGAATGCCAAGCTTTATCGAGAATTAAATTATCTCACAGTCACTGACCCGATGACAAATATGTATAATTATCGTTATTTTACGAAAAGTTTAGACCATGAAATCATGCGGCTTAAACGCCACCCAGGGTCATTATGCCTGCTGATGATGGATGTTGATAATTTCAAAGTTTATAACGATACATTTGGCCATCAAGAAGGGGATAAATTGCTTAGAACAATCGGACAGGCTCTTGCTAAGACATTAAGAGATACAGATGTGGCATGCCGTTATGCGGGTGATGAGTTTGTGGCCATTTTGCCTCATACAGCTATTTCTCAGGCAAAAATTGTTGCGGAGAAAATCAAAAGAAAAATAGAGAGCATTTCTTCTAAGGAAAAAATAACTCTTAGCATTGGCATTGCCAATTATACAGACCCTTCGGACAGATATGACCTGATCTTAAAAGCGGACACCGCCTTATATGCCGCTAAGAAAAACGGTAAAAATAAAGTTCATGCCCACCATGAATAAGTGATAAAACCTGGTTTTAAGATCGGGGAAGTCGGGCGTTACTAAAAAAAATCTTGACACATAAAATAAAATCGGTATTATAAACCGTATATAAGTACTCAGTTGACGTATTTAAACCAGCGGTCAGCGATCTTGAATCCAGAGCCCACACTTTAGAAAATGTTTGGGCTTTTTTTAATAATAAGGTGATAGTCTTTACAGCGATCCAATGAAAGAAAAAACCATAGAAAGAAACGGAGAAAAGATCATCGAGGTCCGCTCGGATGGCGGGAAGCTCCTTTTTATCAAAACAAAAACGGGATATGAAATGAAGTGTCCCCGGACCAAGACGATCTGCTTGGTCAAATATGAAGAAATGCTGAAAGATTGCGTGAAATGTTTAGAAGAAAATGTTGGTAGGGAAGATTTGCTGAGTTTTATCGAGAAGGATCATAAGTAGACGTACGTTGATTTAAAGTTTGTTAGCGGCCGGAGATTTTAAATCCAGAGCCCATTTCAAATCATGATTTGAAATGGGCTCCTTGTTTTAGAAAATTTTATCAATCACGATTAAGAGCGGAGGAAAAATGAAAGTATTGCTTAGAAGTGTTTGCGTAGTGCTTTTTTTGACAATTTTTCTATCGTGGCCT comes from the Candidatus Omnitrophota bacterium genome and includes:
- a CDS encoding diguanylate cyclase produces the protein MKTRPFFIPKEWLSRTAILAVVYCIVACASLSLALPKTNVSPVWPPSGIAFAAILLFGYRIWPGIALGSFLANVITFVANGTTSVPLAITASFFIGIGNALEALSGMVLLKFFLGSQNPLSCSKNVLKFIFVALLAPIVSCTIGPTVICLLKIVPWDIYLTIWHTWWSGDATGILIFTPILLTWYKDSGEEWTITQFVQSITSLALLFVVSLLIFGGKPQLRAIYSSFTFILIPIIVWTAFRFGQRGVALSMLVILGTAIWKTVHGFGPFAVGSMNESLVLLQSFIGVVAVTGLILAALLADRRNAEEISRQLAAIVDSSDDAIIGKTLNGNIISWNKGAEQLYGFKSEEVLGQFIGILTPDGKLDEASEILNHISRGDKVDHYVTQRKCKDGKIIYVSLTISPVFNAAGKLIGASSIARDVTDRITADNNLKILKNQLEFEKTKLEEVLNIEEGLNTIINSEKLIDFIVLKTAQVLDAERCSLMLIDEHAQELCIKGHRDLGENIVKRNRLKVGMPIAGQVAQDGEPILVTDIESDSRFARKNRASCKSKSFLIAPIKLDRHVMGVINVTDKNSLGKDGVFSEIDLKILCMISRQVAVAIENAKLYRELNYLTVTDPMTNMYNYRYFTKSLDHEIMRLKRHPGSLCLLMMDVDNFKVYNDTFGHQEGDKLLRTIGQALAKTLRDTDVACRYAGDEFVAILPHTAISQAKIVAEKIKRKIESISSKEKITLSIGIANYTDPSDRYDLILKADTALYAAKKNGKNKVHAHHE